The genomic region CCCGGCCCAGTTTGTCATTCTGGCCCTGGGCAAGCTCGGTGGCCGGGAATTGAACTATGCCTCGGATCTTGATCTGATTTTTGTCCACGATGGCAGCGGTGCGGCACAATATACCGATGGCGAAAAATCGCTTGCCAATGGCGTCTTTTTTACCAGACTGGGACAAAAAATCATTTCGGTCATTACAACCATGACCCGGTCGGGGCGTCTCTATGAACTGGACATGCGTTTGCGGCCCTCCGGCAACTCCGGACCTCTGGTCACGGCGCTTGACTCTTTTCTCCATTACCAGAGCAAGGATGCCTGGACCTGGGAACATCAGGCCTTGACAAGGGTCCGGGTGGTGGCTGGTGATCTCGAACTGGCCAACCAGTTGAACGAAGCAGTACGAAATATTTTGCGCCTTCCCCGGGATCCGACCCGTATTGGTCAGGAAATCAGCGAGATGCGAGCCAGAATTGCCCGGGAAAAGGGTCCTCCCCCCGGAAGCCTGGATATCAAGCTGAGTCTGGGGGGCATTGTGGACATTGAGTTTTTGACGCAATATTTCATCCTGAGTCAGGCCCACACCCACCCCCGCCTGCAACAACGCAGCACTCTGAGTACCTTGCTGGCCGCCGGTGCGGCCAAACTTTTATCCCCGGAGGATCTCGACCGCCTGACAAATACATATAATTTTCTGCGCCTGGTGGAAAACCGGCTGCGTCTGTTGCATGATCGCCCGGAAAATCGGATCGGCCCGGACCCTCTCCTGCACAAACGCCTGGTGCGTCTTTGTCGCCTGCCTGCCACGACTGAAATAATCCCCCTCCTCCAGGATTATTTCATGCGCGTTCAGGAAATTTGCCGGAAACACCTTGTGAATTATCCGGTTGCCAATCCCACTTGACCCCAGTCACACTTGCCGGAATTACTCATGATATGACTTCTTTTACCCTGCACCCCGACCTGGCCCGCGCTGGCATATTTCTTGGAAAGCTCTCTCTTTCGCAACTTTTGCTGATGAACGATGCCCGCTATCCCTGGCTTGTTCTGGTTCCGGAACGTCCAGGTTTGCGGGATTTTGATGAAGTTGCCGGCGATGACGTTCCCCTCCTCCACGCCGATATTTCCCTGGTTTGTTCCACCTTGCGACATTTGTTTCATCCCGACAAACTGAACGTTGCCTCATTGGGCAACATGGTTCCCCAACTTCACATTCATGTCATTGCCCGTTTTCAGACCGATGCCGCATGGCCTCATCCGGTATGGGGGGTATACCCTCCCCTTCCCTATTCGGAAGAGTTGCTGGAAAAACGCTTGATATCAATAAAATCCGCAATTGATATACAAACGTCAAACTTTCTGAAATAACGGAACATCACTGCCCGTTATCGTTTGTTTTCCCTTGAACCGGCGATGGCTCTTTTGCACCTGGTTGCCATTCCGGATGCTCTTTATACCATTGCTCTTTATATTCTTCCGAAGTTTCGCTTTCTTCAGAAT from Magnetococcales bacterium harbors:
- a CDS encoding HIT domain-containing protein — encoded protein: MTSFTLHPDLARAGIFLGKLSLSQLLLMNDARYPWLVLVPERPGLRDFDEVAGDDVPLLHADISLVCSTLRHLFHPDKLNVASLGNMVPQLHIHVIARFQTDAAWPHPVWGVYPPLPYSEELLEKRLISIKSAIDIQTSNFLK